The Panicum hallii strain FIL2 chromosome 5, PHallii_v3.1, whole genome shotgun sequence genome contains the following window.
TCGCGGCGCGGTCTCTCCGTGGCGCGAAATCGGAGCCGAGCGCGGATGGGCCCAGCCGTCAGCCGCAGGGGCTTCGTCGACCCGGAGTGGAGACCGCGGAAGACCGCAAACGCGGCGGCCCGACTCCTGCTCGGGAACGGAAACAGACGCCGATCCCGACATGGAAACGGGGAAGCTCCGCTCGCTCCGGCCATAAAGGTTCCGAGGCATCAGGTCCGCTCCTGCCTTATTCCGCGCCTCTTGAGATTGCGAGAGATCTCCGCCTCTCCCACGAGCGCTCTCCTCCTGCGGTCCTGCTGTTAACCGCTGCCCTTCTCGGTCCTCGCCGCCGATCGACAGGCCGGTGCTGTCAGCATGGCGGCCGACTCCGCCGAGAAGGCGCGGGCGCTGGAGCAGTGCGAGAGGGATCTGGACCTGGCGATCGAGCGCCTGGTCAACCTGCGGCTGGACCCCGAGCACGACGCCGTCGAAGGCGCCGCTTCTGACATCAACGGCGACGTCGTCCGtcacgcccccgccgccgccgccgccgcagtccCTGTCCCGTCAGGCGGCGGCATCATCAGCCGCGCGGAATGGGTCGAGAGGCTCATGGCAGAGATGTCGAGCGCCGCGGACGCGGGCGACGCCAGGGCCCGCGCCGCGAGGTTCCTGGAGGacttcggcgccgccgccgcccccccttCCCGCGGGGAGCGGTACACGGCCCTGCGGGAGAACGCCATCCTGAAGAAGGCCGTGCGCCTGCAGCTCCG
Protein-coding sequences here:
- the LOC112892477 gene encoding uncharacterized protein LOC112892477, whose protein sequence is MAADSAEKARALEQCERDLDLAIERLVNLRLDPEHDAVEGAASDINGDVVRHAPAAAAAAVPVPSGGGIISRAEWVERLMAEMSSAADAGDARARAARFLEDFGAAAAPPSRGERYTALRENAILKKAVRLQLRLDREKEAANRELQRQLAGFQERVRSLEADKYALTMHLRRARPQEGSMSGRFHPEVF